DNA sequence from the Methanocellales archaeon genome:
TTAATAAAATGCTTGAAATTTGAAGGTTGTTATTTATTTTATTGATTGCGACTAGAAGACTAACATAGCATATTAACATCACATCAGCTAGCAGCGTAGCCTTTAGCGCTCTGCCGAAAACCCTCCACGAACTTCTGTTTTTATCCGCAAGATTTTGTGCGCCATCTTGTAAAGCGCCGAAAAATCCTTTAATCCAGAAACCATTAAAGCTGTTGATGCGCATCGCAATGTATTATAGTAACGATGATGTTCGCTTAGAGGAGATGCCTATCCCACAAATCGGCTCCAGCGAGATATTGGTAAAGGTGATTGCAAGTGGCATATGTGGCAGTGACGTAATGGAATGGTACCGCATTAGAAAAGCCCCTCTGGTGCTCGGTCATGAGATTACGGGGGAGATCGTTGAGATGGGAAAGGATGTAAAAAAATACAAAAAAGGTGATAGGGTCTTCGTTTCTCATCATGTTCCTTGCAACACATGTCGTTATTGTCTCAGCGACCATCAAACTGCTTGTGAAACTCTGCACCAGACGAACTATGATCCCGGTGGTTTTGCAGAGTTTATCCGGGTGCCGCAAATAAATGTTGACAGGGGTGTATTTTTGCTTCCTGAAGGGATGTCCTTTGATGAAGGGACTTTCATCGAGCCGTTGGCTTGTGTTGCGCGAGGATTGAGACTGGCAAATATGAAAGCAGGATTGAGCGTGTTGGTCATGGGCAGCGGTGTTTCTGGATTGCTGCACATACAGTTGGCTAAAGCACTTGGTGCAGCTCGAGTCATCGCTACGGATGTGATTGACTATCGTCTCAGGGCGGCAAAAAAATTCGGAGCAGATGCGACCCTACACGCCAAGGAAAATGTGCCGGTTGAAGTGCGTAAGATGAATGAAGGAAGGCCGGTAGATCGTGTTATAATATGCACCGGGGCACTTCCAGCTGCTTTGCAGGCAATTCGGTCAGTAGACAAGGGCGGCACTGTATTGTTTTTTGCAGTGCCTGGTGTTGACGTCCCCATTCCCATGAACGAGCTTTGGCGCGATGAAATAACCCTGATGACATCCTATGGCGCAGGACCTAAAGACCTTCAAACAGCTCTCGAATTGATAGGCTCCGTCAATGTTAAGGATATGATAACGCATAAATTCGGCTTGAAAGACACATCGAAGGGCTTTAAGCTTGTGGCAGAGGCTAAGGAATCCCTTAAGGTGATTATTGAGCCCCAGAGATAAATGTTAAAAGAGATGGTGAAGTTCGGAAAGAAGCTTGCAGAAGACGGTTTAGTGAGATCTCACTTTGGCAACATCAGTGTTAGGATCGACAACAAGATGCTCATAACCAAAAGAGGTGCAATGCTGGATGGGCTCTCTAAGAACAGTGTTGTCGAGGTCGATCTTGAAGAATCAAAAAGTAGGGTAGCTTCGATGGAAGCGAAGGTTCACAGGGAGATATACAGAGGAACATCCGCACTTGCCGTAATCCATGCACATCCCGTATATGCGGTGGTCGAGTCGTTGATTTTGAGCCAAGATAAGATAATACCCGTGGACTGTGAAGGTTTGTACCACCTCCGTGAGATACCTATAGTCGAGGGCAAGGCAGGTTCAAAAAAACTTGCCGATAACGTATCCAGTGTGCTTCGGGATTACAAGGGCGTTATAGTAAGGGGGCATGGCACTTTCACAGCAGGGAAATCCTTAGAAGAAGCATACGTTCTAACATCCATGATCGAGCACAGCTGTAAGGTAAAATATCTTCTTTCAATGGCGACTCAATGGTGATGAGATGAAGATCACGAGAGAGCAGCTGGCAAGTATGATCGACCACACCCTTCTAAAGCCAGATGCGACCGCTAAGGACATAAAGAGAATTTGCGCTGAGGCCATCGAGCACAATTTTGCATCTGTTTGTGTCAATCCCATTCATGTCTCCTTGGCTGCGAAAATGCTGGAGAGGATGAACATCAAGGTGTGCACCGTCATAGGGTTTCCGCTTGGGGCGAGTACCACTGAGACCAAGGTATTCGAAGTGAAAAACGCTATCAAAAACGGAGCGCAAGAGGTGGACGTGGTGATGAACATCGGCGCATTGAAATCCGGCGATTATGAGGTAGTTAAAAAGGATATAAGGGCAGTCGTGAACTCTGCCGGAGGCTCTGTCGTCAAAGTGATCATCGAGGCAGGGCTTTTGACAGATGAGGAGAAGGTGCATGCATGTAAGCTTGCAAAAGAGGCAGGTGCAGATTTCGTGAAAACTTCCACTGGTTTTTCTGGCAAAGCGACCGTCAGCGATGTCAAGCTAATGCGAGATGCATTCGGAAAGGGTGTTAAGGCATCTGGTGGAATCCGCACATACGAGGATGCCATTGCTCTTGTCAAAGCCGGTGCTACACGAATAGGCACGAGTGATGCACTTTCGATTGTCAAGGGTTAGATGCCTTTGTGTAGGGTGTGGTTAGCGCTATTTTCAGCGTGTTCACGTGTAGGAGAAGAGCAATGCACCTATAGTTATATTCATTGGTATCGCAAATGGAATCTTGTTTGTGACTATACTATACAAACCCAGGAATGCGCTCCGTTAGGATGCAATATGAGCGTATGCTCTGGCTGCTCTGAAGTAGGAGAAAAATGCAGTACTCCTAAATGCGAGCAGACATGTGAATCATGGACAAATATCGATCCTGCTCTGATTGGCACAGATGCCGAGATGCCATTCTGGCCAGTAAATCACGCTGACCCGGAATGCGATGAAATAAAGCCAGAAGAATGCTCCACAGCATCTAACTACAGGTGCAATTCCAACTGCAAGATAACATATGATACAAGCTGCGGAGGATGCACTAGTAACGCAGACTGCAACAGCCCAACCAAGCCAATATGCAACACTAATACAAAACAGTGCGTGGAGTGTTTGACAAATACACATTGTATTGATGCTGGTATAACTTGTGGACCTCCACTAGGAATTTACCCTAATAGATATGCTAGATGTAATAATCCAACTAATAAGCCAGAGGGACCCAATACCTATACCTGTTCTATTTGTGGTCCATGTTATACTAACTCAGATTGTGAAAATAACTTCTGTTGTGACCAAGATACTACTTTGCCTGTAAGTAATAGAGGCACCGGGCAATGCACTAACCAGATATATAATAAAAAATATCTTTGCACTAGTTAGGATTAATTGGCTTAAAGGTAAAAGAATTGTAAAATCCATCTGGTGTTGAAAGAGTAAGAAGATCGTAAAGTCCGTATGGTGTTGATAAAGTTATATTCGGTTCGTTTAATCCACCTATATAATCCGCTAAAAATGGTTCTTTAAACATCCAAACACCAGTTAATCTCTTTTTATAAGATACCAAAGGTTCGCTATGAGTCAATGGGTTGCCGTGAATGGTCCTTCCTGAGGGATAATCTGCACTACTATAATAAGATGCTAGGGGCACTTCCATTGACCTGCTAACAAGTGAAGAAAATTGAGA
Encoded proteins:
- a CDS encoding aldolase, with amino-acid sequence MVKFGKKLAEDGLVRSHFGNISVRIDNKMLITKRGAMLDGLSKNSVVEVDLEESKSRVASMEAKVHREIYRGTSALAVIHAHPVYAVVESLILSQDKIIPVDCEGLYHLREIPIVEGKAGSKKLADNVSSVLRDYKGVIVRGHGTFTAGKSLEEAYVLTSMIEHSCKVKYLLSMATQW
- the deoC gene encoding deoxyribose-phosphate aldolase, whose translation is MKITREQLASMIDHTLLKPDATAKDIKRICAEAIEHNFASVCVNPIHVSLAAKMLERMNIKVCTVIGFPLGASTTETKVFEVKNAIKNGAQEVDVVMNIGALKSGDYEVVKKDIRAVVNSAGGSVVKVIIEAGLLTDEEKVHACKLAKEAGADFVKTSTGFSGKATVSDVKLMRDAFGKGVKASGGIRTYEDAIALVKAGATRIGTSDALSIVKG
- a CDS encoding alcohol dehydrogenase catalytic domain-containing protein; the protein is MRIAMYYSNDDVRLEEMPIPQIGSSEILVKVIASGICGSDVMEWYRIRKAPLVLGHEITGEIVEMGKDVKKYKKGDRVFVSHHVPCNTCRYCLSDHQTACETLHQTNYDPGGFAEFIRVPQINVDRGVFLLPEGMSFDEGTFIEPLACVARGLRLANMKAGLSVLVMGSGVSGLLHIQLAKALGAARVIATDVIDYRLRAAKKFGADATLHAKENVPVEVRKMNEGRPVDRVIICTGALPAALQAIRSVDKGGTVLFFAVPGVDVPIPMNELWRDEITLMTSYGAGPKDLQTALELIGSVNVKDMITHKFGLKDTSKGFKLVAEAKESLKVIIEPQR